The Canis lupus baileyi chromosome 11, mCanLup2.hap1, whole genome shotgun sequence genome includes a window with the following:
- the ZFP36L2 gene encoding mRNA decay activator protein ZFP36L2, with product MSTTLLSAFYDIDFLCKTEKSLANLNLNMLDKKAVGTPVAAAPSSGFTPGFLRRHSASNLHALAHPAPSAGSCSPKFPGAANGGSCGGGAAGGPASYGTLKEPSGGGGTALLNKENKFRDRSFSENGERSQHLLHLQQQQQQKGGGGGGGGGSQINSTRYKTELCRPFEESGTCKYGEKCQFAHGFHELRSLTRHPKYKTELCRTFHTIGFCPYGPRCHFIHNADERRPAPSGGASGDLRAFSARDALHLGFPREPRPKLHHSLSFSGFPSGHHQPPGGLESPLLLDSPTSRTPPPPPSCSSASSCSSSASSCSSASTPSGAPTCCPSAAAAAALLYGSGGAEDLLAPGAPCAACSSASCANNAFAFGPELSSLITPLAIQTHSFATVAAAYYRSQQQQQGLGPPAPPPAPPGAPLPASAAAPPSPPFSFQLPRRLSESPVFDAPPSPPDSLSDRDSYLSGSLSSGSLSGSESPSLDPGRRLPIFSRLSISDD from the exons ATGTCGACCACACTTCTGTCCGCCTTCTACGATATCGACTTCTTGTGCAAG ACGGAGAAATCCCTGGCCAACCTCAACCTGAACATGCTGGACAAGAAGGCGGTGGGGACGCCCGTGGCCGCCGCCCCGAGCTCGGGCTTCACGCCGGGCTTTCTCCGACGGCACTCGGCCAGCAACCTGCACGCGCTCGCCCACCCCGCGCCCAGCGCCGGCAGCTGCTCGCCCAAGTTCCCGGGCGCGGCTAACGGCGGCAGctgcggcggcggggcggcgggcggcccggCCTCCTACGGCACCCTCAAGGAGCCGTCGGGGGGCGGCGGCACCGCCCTGCTCAACAAGGAGAACAAGTTTCGGGACCGCTCGTTCAGCGAGAACGGCGAGCGCAGCCAGCACCTCTTGcacctgcagcagcagcagcagcagaaggggggcggcggcggcggcggcggcggctcccagATCAACTCGACCCGCTACAAGACTGAGCTGTGCCGGCCCTTCGAGGAGAGCGGCACGTGCAAGTACGGCGAGAAGTGCCAGTTCGCGCACGGCTTCCACGAGCTGCGCAGCCTCACCCGGCACCCCAAGTACAAGACGGAGCTGTGCCGCACCTTCCACACCATCGGCTTCTGCCCCTACGGGCCGCGCTGCCACTTCATCCACAACGCGGACGAGCGGCGGCCCGCGCCGTCGGGGGGCGCCTCCGGGGACCTGCGCGCCTTCAGCGCGCGGGACGCGCTGCACCTGGGCTTCCCCCGCGAGCCGCGGCCCAAGCTCCATCACAGCCTCAGCTTCTCGGGCTTCCCGTCGGGCCACCACCAGCCCCCGGGCGGCCTCGAGTCGCCGCTGCTGCTCGACAGCCCCACGTCGcgcacgccgccgccgccgccctcctgCTCCTCGGCCTCGTCCTGCTCCTCGTCCGCCTCGTCCTGCTCGTCGGCCTCCACGCCCTCGGGCGCCCCGACGTGCTGCCCCtcggccgcggccgccgcggcgCTGCTGTACGGCAGCGGGGGCGCCGAGGACCTGCTGGCGCCGGGCGCCCCGTGCGCGGCCTGCTCGTCCGCCTCGTGCGCCAACAACGCCTTCGCCTTCGGCCCGGAGCTGAGCAGCCTCATCACGCCGCTCGCCATCCAGACGCACAGCTTCGCCACGGTGGCGGCCGCGTACTACCgcagccagcagcagcagcagggcctggggccgcccgcgccgccgcccgcgccgcccggcgCGCCCCTCCCCGCCAGCGCCGCCGCGCCGCCCTCGCCGCCCTTCAGCTTCCAGCTGCCGCGCCGCCTGTCCGAGTCGCCCGTGTTCGAcgcgcccccgagccccccggaCTCGCTGTCGGACCGCGACAGCTACCTGAGCGGCTCCCTGAGCTCGGGCAGCCTCAGCGGCTCCGAGTCCCCCAGCCTCGACCCCGGCCGCCGCCTGCCCATCTTCAGCCGCCTGTCCATCTCCGACGACTGA